In Phragmites australis chromosome 17, lpPhrAust1.1, whole genome shotgun sequence, the following are encoded in one genomic region:
- the LOC133897415 gene encoding uncharacterized protein LOC133897415 yields MARYFLATVFLGLITVLSTTTSADTPDCPYPCLPPPTSGGAINSYPPPPPATGDSGFGGSYPPPPPGSYQLTPPGVMPGYLAPPYSGFPAGPAPPPPNPILPWFPWYYQHTNPITGSTTSASSPAMDARSRITVAVLLPLYLLVPLRVL; encoded by the coding sequence ATGGCTAGGTACTTCTTGGCCACCGTCTTCCTCGGCCTGATCACCGTGCTCTCCACCACGACGTCGGCCGACACGCCGGACTGCCCGTACCCGTGCCTCCCGCCGCCAACCTCCGGAGGCGCCATCAACAGCtacccgccaccaccaccggcgaCAGGTGACAGCGGCTTCGGCGGAAGCtatccgccgccgccaccagggAGCTACCAGCTGACCCCGCCGGGGGTGATGCCAGGCTATCTGGCGCCGCCGTACAGCGGGTTCCCGGCTGGgccggccccgccgccgccgaaccCGATCCTGCCGTGGTTCCCGTGGTACTACCAGCACACCAACCCGATCACGGGGTCGACGACgtcggcctcctcgccggccatGGACGCGAGGTCGAGGATCACAGTCGCGGTGCTGCTCCCTCTGTACTTGCTGGTTCCTCTTCGTGTGTTGTAG